The Gilliamella apicola genome window below encodes:
- a CDS encoding molecular chaperone HscC has translation MHHPIGIDLGTTNSLICVWQDGKPILIPNSIGEVVTPSVISVDDDDSILVGRAALSRLTTHPSRSAAAFKRFLGSNKVFELGDKKFTPTELSAMVLKSLKADAEAFLKQEIHDVVISVPAYFNDEQRKQTRFAAELAGLNAVRLINEPTAAAMAYGLHEEQSGNTLVFDLGGGTFDVTVLEYALPIIEVHASAGDNYLGGEDFTDELVKACLSDWNLKKQDIPVDDYARLLDLAEQLKCKLSGDELHKLTWFWQDKQWEFSLNENRAKTLWLPLLNRLRSPIEQALNDARLKPNQLEHIVLVGGSSQLGVVRELVTKLFGKLPYRHINPTTIVAQGAAVQAACRLRNADIEEVILTDVCPYTLGIESSSGNVGGLFAPIIERNTIVPTSKVKTFYTVHPQQKIIGISVYQGESPRVENNVLIDQFEVPVTPMEKTQGIDVRFSYDLNGLLEVDVVVLETGIKHGKVIDHSPIGLTDKQKQESHERLKSLKIHPRDEMPNRTLLARLERAWAQSLGDERALIGSYIEAFIEVLNQQNSEEINEMRCEIEANLQELNR, from the coding sequence ATGCATCACCCCATAGGAATTGATTTAGGTACTACAAATAGTTTAATTTGTGTCTGGCAAGATGGTAAACCAATACTTATTCCCAACTCAATCGGTGAAGTTGTTACTCCATCAGTAATAAGTGTTGATGACGATGATTCTATTTTAGTTGGGCGTGCTGCATTGTCGCGCTTAACAACTCATCCAAGTCGAAGTGCAGCTGCATTCAAACGATTTCTTGGTTCTAATAAAGTATTTGAATTAGGTGACAAGAAATTTACGCCAACTGAACTTTCTGCCATGGTGCTAAAATCTCTTAAGGCCGATGCCGAAGCGTTTTTAAAACAAGAAATACACGATGTAGTGATTTCTGTTCCTGCTTATTTTAATGATGAACAACGCAAACAGACACGTTTTGCTGCAGAATTAGCAGGTTTAAATGCTGTACGTTTAATTAATGAACCAACCGCAGCGGCTATGGCATATGGATTACATGAAGAGCAATCAGGTAATACTTTAGTTTTTGACTTAGGTGGTGGTACCTTTGATGTGACCGTACTGGAATATGCTTTGCCGATTATTGAAGTACATGCATCTGCTGGAGATAACTATTTAGGTGGTGAAGATTTTACCGATGAACTGGTTAAAGCCTGTTTAAGTGATTGGAATCTTAAAAAGCAAGACATACCAGTTGATGATTATGCACGTTTATTAGATTTAGCGGAACAATTAAAATGTAAGTTAAGCGGTGATGAATTACACAAATTAACTTGGTTTTGGCAAGATAAGCAGTGGGAATTTTCTTTAAATGAAAATCGAGCTAAAACGCTATGGTTACCACTTCTTAATCGTTTACGTTCGCCTATTGAACAAGCCTTAAATGATGCGCGCTTAAAGCCTAACCAGCTTGAACATATTGTGTTAGTCGGTGGCTCATCACAACTCGGTGTGGTGCGTGAGCTGGTAACGAAATTATTTGGTAAATTGCCTTATCGTCATATTAATCCTACCACGATTGTGGCTCAAGGTGCTGCTGTTCAAGCTGCTTGTAGGTTACGTAACGCCGATATTGAAGAGGTTATTTTAACTGATGTGTGTCCTTATACGTTAGGTATTGAAAGTAGTTCAGGTAATGTTGGTGGATTATTTGCACCGATTATTGAGCGCAATACCATTGTTCCCACCTCGAAAGTAAAAACTTTTTATACGGTGCATCCGCAACAGAAGATTATTGGTATTTCGGTTTATCAAGGCGAAAGTCCACGCGTAGAAAATAATGTACTGATAGATCAGTTTGAAGTACCTGTAACTCCGATGGAGAAAACACAAGGTATTGATGTTCGCTTTAGTTATGATTTGAATGGTTTGTTAGAAGTTGATGTGGTTGTTCTTGAAACCGGTATTAAACATGGAAAAGTTATTGATCATAGCCCAATAGGTTTAACTGATAAACAAAAACAAGAGAGCCATGAACGATTAAAATCACTGAAAATTCATCCTCGTGATGAGATGCCAAATCGGACTTTATTAGCTAGATTAGAACGAGCGTGGGCGCAATCATTAGGTGATGAAAGGGCATTAATTGGATCTTATATTGAAGCTTTTATTGAGGTATTAAATCAGCAAAATTCAGAAGAAATTAATGAAATGCGTTGTGAAATAGAAGCAAATCTACAAGAACTCAATCGCTAA
- a CDS encoding J domain-containing protein: MSTNFWELLGIEQTTDTALIRQVYREKLPLYHPETDPDGFKALREAYESAISYAKSPETAVDTTTQQTEKESAPQLTEEQIQANEIYNAYQALLEDPQRCYKVDEWQKFIGSFYDYPMSVIDSVKWRLLNLSYETTNISESCVKILADNLRWRQQLMTKFTDDFQIFDSYLNHIERGDLFDYTSLPTTNKALQNATIDYIYSIKWVYWERRPDDVYMFLSQDTVFYLPDDKKLMLEFAFWHSEANMKNQFILDYALKCIAENDQDEQTIIDWKYIAAIQYTLLEDKYNALQSWLDLYYSGHYQEKAESWIAGWCVYFEKDYFPLLIMALNNSHCIDTDKTEIYLHTIPQLTTTTTARLSGIDDIDSYPKEIVDFVNWSLSVNWSYRQVLSILLRDDGSRRLYRLYRHAVMLRHGNEILLQEILDEQSNDPFEQFILHHLKRQARQHLTWLKQLKPIQEFKAWLFDDNKNALLPKKFDPDEDGDLVLYGRLWLDRFQELPHVAKLHLYHSFHYSNMEMFDWAIYLEFMEYYLLPEPPDASTKTNNKNAYWQWFHHCLLVLATVNQPTTVAIYLQQENNNFTVKDDDKLKPLIEIFKHGNWQNETELYNLIDNDSKLINCILNNYPDSMEWFIDDPNYIDFSDIEQKIEQKIEQQWTLKLAKKNPVYLILLNLIVLNKPEQKAKLDQTLQKLVGDNKDLQKIANSLKNNWNFPLSINKNRYNYTKQVGEITSLAKRLSNQYGVCDNDELKMLDEFKDDSDNDLVLRLCAALLLAKNIENQKWLNSQSLPQNKWWQFWRWNGRTNTQGFIVQLILSITMVQFLSKNDFNNITSCVILTLIAINTLFAIKRRINDTDKGQPLYFAKTALMLPLMLLPCWFLEFKRTNRYGPPIEKKTEEN, translated from the coding sequence ATGAGTACAAATTTTTGGGAATTATTAGGCATCGAACAAACTACAGATACCGCACTTATCCGGCAAGTATATCGTGAAAAGCTACCCTTATATCATCCAGAAACGGATCCTGATGGATTTAAAGCATTGCGCGAAGCTTACGAATCAGCAATAAGTTATGCAAAGTCACCTGAAACAGCTGTTGATACAACAACTCAACAAACGGAAAAAGAATCAGCACCACAACTAACAGAAGAACAAATTCAAGCAAATGAAATTTACAACGCTTACCAAGCTCTATTAGAAGATCCCCAACGCTGCTATAAAGTAGATGAATGGCAAAAATTTATTGGTTCATTTTATGATTACCCTATGTCGGTTATTGATTCAGTCAAGTGGCGATTACTAAATCTAAGCTATGAGACAACAAATATCTCAGAATCATGTGTCAAAATTCTAGCTGATAACCTACGTTGGCGTCAGCAGTTAATGACAAAGTTCACCGATGACTTTCAAATATTTGATAGTTATTTAAATCACATCGAACGTGGTGATTTATTTGATTACACGAGTTTGCCCACAACCAACAAAGCATTACAAAATGCTACCATTGATTATATTTATTCTATTAAATGGGTATATTGGGAACGTAGACCTGACGACGTTTATATGTTTCTATCACAAGATACTGTATTTTATCTTCCTGATGATAAAAAATTAATGCTTGAATTTGCTTTTTGGCATAGTGAAGCAAACATGAAAAATCAATTTATCTTGGATTATGCTTTAAAATGCATTGCTGAAAATGATCAAGATGAGCAAACTATTATTGATTGGAAATATATTGCCGCCATTCAATATACGTTGCTTGAAGACAAATATAATGCATTACAATCTTGGTTAGATTTATATTATTCTGGGCATTATCAAGAAAAAGCAGAAAGTTGGATAGCGGGTTGGTGCGTCTATTTTGAAAAAGATTACTTCCCTTTATTAATTATGGCATTAAATAATAGCCACTGTATTGACACCGATAAAACAGAAATTTATCTGCACACAATTCCGCAATTAACCACAACCACAACGGCACGATTATCAGGAATAGATGATATCGACAGCTATCCAAAAGAAATTGTTGATTTTGTCAATTGGAGTCTAAGCGTAAACTGGAGTTACCGACAAGTTCTATCAATATTATTACGCGATGACGGTTCTCGTCGATTATATCGATTATATCGGCATGCTGTGATGTTGCGCCATGGTAACGAAATATTGTTACAAGAAATTTTAGATGAGCAAAGTAATGATCCATTTGAACAATTTATTTTGCATCATTTAAAGCGCCAAGCACGACAACATCTTACATGGCTTAAACAACTCAAACCTATACAAGAGTTCAAGGCATGGCTATTTGATGATAATAAAAATGCCTTGTTACCAAAAAAATTCGATCCAGATGAAGATGGTGACCTAGTTTTATATGGTCGTTTATGGTTAGATAGATTCCAAGAGCTTCCTCACGTTGCTAAATTACATTTATATCATAGCTTTCATTATTCAAATATGGAAATGTTTGATTGGGCTATATATCTAGAATTCATGGAATATTACTTGTTACCCGAACCGCCAGATGCATCAACAAAAACGAATAATAAAAATGCGTATTGGCAATGGTTTCATCATTGTTTATTAGTTTTAGCTACTGTTAACCAACCGACTACTGTCGCTATATATCTACAGCAAGAAAATAATAATTTTACTGTAAAGGATGATGACAAACTTAAACCGTTAATAGAAATATTTAAACATGGTAATTGGCAAAATGAAACTGAACTTTACAACCTAATTGATAATGACAGCAAGCTCATTAATTGTATTTTAAACAATTATCCAGATTCAATGGAATGGTTTATTGATGATCCTAACTACATCGATTTTAGTGATATAGAACAAAAAATAGAACAAAAAATAGAACAACAATGGACACTAAAATTAGCTAAAAAAAATCCAGTGTATTTGATATTGTTGAATCTGATTGTATTAAACAAACCCGAACAAAAAGCAAAATTAGATCAAACTTTACAAAAACTGGTTGGTGATAATAAAGATCTACAAAAAATAGCAAACAGTTTAAAAAATAATTGGAATTTTCCTTTATCAATCAACAAAAATAGGTACAACTATACCAAACAAGTAGGCGAAATCACATCACTTGCTAAACGCTTATCTAATCAATATGGCGTATGTGACAATGATGAACTAAAAATGTTAGATGAATTTAAAGATGATAGTGATAACGATTTAGTATTACGACTCTGTGCGGCATTACTTTTGGCAAAAAATATTGAAAATCAAAAATGGCTTAATTCACAATCTCTACCTCAAAACAAATGGTGGCAATTTTGGCGTTGGAATGGACGCACAAATACACAGGGCTTTATAGTACAGCTAATTTTATCGATTACGATGGTTCAGTTTTTAAGTAAAAATGATTTCAATAATATAACAAGTTGTGTCATTTTGACATTGATAGCAATTAATACTCTTTTTGCTATCAAACGACGTATTAACGATACAGATAAAGGACAACCTTTATATTTTGCTAAAACAGCTCTTATGCTACCTCTAATGTTATTACCATGTTGGTTTTTAGAATTTAAAAGAACCAATCGCTATGGACCACCAATAGAAAAAAAGACAGAGGAAAACTAA
- a CDS encoding DUF1266 domain-containing protein, with amino-acid sequence MNQDSIDWLYGLSAPMVALNKDNGASYTSAYFIPEQDFVDLNKSWGINSRETLLNCVFDMVDDGHATLLSRYYSIYCRSSEADWRNYCQEQDDYQKVLMKFVEQTFCVCGIGGIRSWDYARMAYILRNGTTNKYINEDEALWILTKIASRSQYFYKSWHNYFAAWSVGFQFWESINNKEDLEALLCELTRASQTRTMKILISDEDSPCNRLPWYIDIEELEKPESLREYDWS; translated from the coding sequence ATGAATCAAGACAGTATTGATTGGCTATATGGTTTGTCCGCGCCAATGGTTGCTTTAAATAAAGATAATGGTGCAAGTTATACTTCAGCATACTTTATTCCCGAACAGGATTTTGTAGATTTGAACAAAAGTTGGGGAATTAATTCTCGCGAAACTCTACTTAATTGTGTTTTTGATATGGTTGATGATGGACATGCAACACTATTATCTCGCTATTATTCAATATACTGCCGATCTTCCGAAGCTGATTGGCGTAATTACTGTCAAGAGCAAGACGATTATCAAAAAGTTCTAATGAAATTTGTTGAACAAACTTTTTGCGTATGCGGTATTGGTGGAATTCGTAGTTGGGATTATGCACGTATGGCATATATACTACGAAATGGTACAACCAACAAATATATTAACGAAGACGAAGCGCTATGGATTCTTACAAAAATTGCTTCACGTTCTCAATATTTTTATAAATCTTGGCATAACTACTTTGCTGCTTGGTCAGTTGGATTTCAATTTTGGGAATCAATTAACAATAAAGAAGATCTTGAAGCTTTACTTTGTGAATTAACTAGAGCATCGCAAACGCGTACTATGAAAATATTAATTAGCGACGAAGATTCACCTTGCAATCGCCTACCTTGGTACATTGATATTGAAGAACTCGAAAAACCAGAATCATTAAGGGAGTATGATTGGTCATGA
- the dolP gene encoding division/outer membrane stress-associated lipid-binding lipoprotein encodes MKRVALIAMLFTGALMLQGCITAAIIGAGATATAKVATDPRTAGTQVDDATLNSRMGIKLKNNGPQFIGARIVSSTYGGDIILTGQANSEQIEKAESLAYEIEGVKKVYNQIRVSQPVGSGTITNDSWITTKVKSQLILNAKTKARNIKVVTENSEVFLIGIVTSEEGKAAAQLASQVDGVKKVITLFTYSEN; translated from the coding sequence ATGAAGAGAGTTGCCTTAATAGCTATGTTATTCACTGGCGCATTAATGTTACAAGGCTGTATTACTGCAGCTATTATTGGCGCTGGTGCTACAGCTACTGCAAAAGTTGCTACCGATCCTCGTACTGCTGGTACACAAGTTGACGATGCCACCTTAAATTCACGTATGGGGATAAAACTTAAAAATAATGGACCTCAATTTATTGGAGCACGCATTGTTTCTAGTACTTATGGTGGTGATATCATCTTAACGGGTCAGGCCAATAGTGAGCAAATTGAAAAAGCCGAAAGCCTAGCTTATGAAATTGAAGGTGTAAAAAAAGTCTACAATCAAATTCGAGTAAGTCAACCAGTTGGTTCAGGGACAATCACTAATGATTCATGGATAACAACGAAGGTTAAATCTCAACTAATATTGAATGCCAAAACAAAAGCGCGCAACATTAAAGTTGTAACAGAAAATAGCGAAGTGTTTTTGATTGGTATTGTGACATCAGAAGAAGGTAAAGCTGCTGCACAGCTTGCTAGTCAAGTCGATGGTGTTAAAAAAGTGATCACACTTTTCACCTACAGTGAAAATTAA
- the csdE gene encoding cysteine desulfurase sulfur acceptor subunit CsdE, giving the protein MLSQQELTKLFLQQHNWQDRYRQLIILAKQLPTMPEDLKTDENQVNGCENRVWLTYQKQNNNTFIFQGDSEGRIVKGLLAILIIIANHKTAEEIAAIDFQSLLSQLKIIDELSQSRLNGLTKLIERIQSVV; this is encoded by the coding sequence ATGCTATCACAGCAAGAGTTAACCAAATTATTTTTACAGCAACATAATTGGCAAGACCGTTATCGACAATTAATTATATTAGCAAAACAATTACCAACAATGCCTGAAGATTTAAAAACTGATGAAAATCAAGTCAATGGTTGTGAAAATCGCGTTTGGTTAACTTATCAAAAGCAAAACAATAATACCTTTATATTTCAAGGTGACAGTGAAGGACGTATTGTGAAAGGATTATTGGCTATTTTAATTATTATTGCTAATCACAAAACAGCAGAAGAAATTGCTGCAATTGATTTTCAATCTTTATTAAGCCAGTTAAAAATTATTGATGAGCTAAGCCAATCTCGTTTAAATGGTTTGACTAAACTAATTGAACGAATTCAATCTGTTGTATAA
- the csdA gene encoding cysteine desulfurase CsdA, whose translation MVLLDSNLANKHFTPKQFRADFPALNSNGVYLDSAATALKPQVMVDATVAYYARNTATAKRSLHHDALQVTAAIDKARQHVANLLHASNNTEIIWTRGATESINLIAQSYARCVLQPNDEIIVSELEHHSNLIPWLIVAKQTGAKVIKWSANIDELSSLISSRTKIVAITHMSNVTGFCPNLATISHIVHQYNAILVVDGAQGIVHHDIDVTTLDIDFYAFSAHKLYGPTGLGVLYGKQSLLEQMSVWHGGGKMLKSTSFDGFVQEDVPYKFEAGTPNIAGIIGFNATLDWLTNWDLKKAENYTEQLSHYTKSQLSKLSNLQFYSVENSPIITFNLNDIHHNDVAILLSEQNIAIRTGELCAQPLMNKLGCHGVIRLSLMPYNNEQDVDTFILALQNAIEILA comes from the coding sequence ATGGTATTGCTGGACTCGAACTTAGCCAATAAACATTTTACACCAAAGCAGTTTAGAGCTGATTTTCCAGCATTAAACAGTAATGGTGTATATCTTGATTCCGCAGCAACTGCCCTTAAACCTCAAGTAATGGTAGATGCCACGGTGGCCTATTATGCACGCAACACCGCAACTGCCAAACGCAGTTTGCACCATGATGCGTTGCAAGTAACAGCGGCTATCGATAAAGCACGACAACATGTTGCTAATTTGCTTCATGCAAGCAATAACACTGAAATTATCTGGACACGTGGTGCTACCGAATCAATTAATTTAATTGCCCAAAGTTATGCTCGCTGTGTATTACAACCTAATGATGAAATTATTGTCAGCGAATTAGAGCATCACAGTAATTTAATACCTTGGTTAATTGTGGCTAAACAAACTGGGGCAAAAGTCATTAAATGGTCTGCCAATATAGATGAGTTATCATCACTAATATCATCAAGAACTAAAATCGTAGCAATAACCCATATGTCAAATGTCACTGGATTTTGCCCAAATTTAGCTACAATTAGCCACATAGTTCATCAATATAATGCTATTTTAGTAGTAGATGGTGCCCAAGGCATTGTCCATCATGATATTGATGTAACAACACTTGATATCGACTTTTATGCTTTTTCGGCTCATAAATTGTATGGTCCAACGGGGCTGGGTGTTTTATATGGTAAACAATCATTACTTGAGCAAATGTCAGTTTGGCATGGCGGAGGGAAAATGCTAAAAAGCACCTCATTTGATGGTTTTGTTCAAGAAGATGTTCCTTATAAATTTGAAGCTGGTACACCCAATATAGCAGGTATTATTGGCTTTAATGCAACACTTGATTGGTTAACCAATTGGGATCTTAAGAAAGCAGAAAATTACACAGAACAATTGTCTCATTATACTAAATCACAGCTAAGCAAACTGTCGAATCTACAATTTTATAGTGTTGAAAACAGTCCAATTATTACATTTAATCTTAATGATATTCATCATAACGATGTAGCGATTTTACTCAGTGAACAAAACATTGCCATTCGTACTGGCGAGCTGTGTGCTCAACCTTTAATGAATAAATTGGGTTGTCATGGAGTTATTCGTCTATCATTAATGCCATATAATAATGAGCAAGATGTGGATACTTTTATTCTGGCACTACAAAATGCCATTGAAATTTTAGCCTAA
- a CDS encoding U32 family peptidase, whose translation MKYSLGPVLYYWPKTETEAFYHAAKESEADIIYMGETVCTKRREMKVPNWLELAKEIAKSGKQVVLSTLALLEAPSELNDLRQLVNNGDFLVEANDLAAINIAQENKLPFVAGPAINCYNALTLKLLQKQGMVRWCMPVELSRDWLSNVLTQFESLKIEKNFEVEVFSYGYLPLAYSARCFTARSEDRPKDKCETCCIKYPVGREVFSQERQKVFVLNGIQTQSGYCYNLGNNLKEMKGLVDIVRISPLGLETLDIVKQFKANEDGSNPLHIEHKRDCNGYWNGIAGLELSQ comes from the coding sequence ATGAAATATTCATTAGGACCAGTGCTTTATTATTGGCCTAAAACTGAAACCGAAGCCTTTTATCACGCAGCAAAAGAGAGTGAAGCAGATATTATTTATATGGGTGAAACGGTTTGTACCAAACGCCGAGAAATGAAAGTTCCCAATTGGCTAGAATTAGCTAAGGAAATCGCTAAATCTGGCAAGCAAGTGGTACTCTCAACATTGGCTTTGCTTGAAGCTCCATCAGAATTAAACGATTTACGACAACTAGTCAATAATGGAGACTTTTTGGTAGAAGCCAATGATTTAGCGGCCATCAATATTGCTCAAGAAAATAAATTACCATTCGTTGCTGGCCCGGCTATTAACTGCTATAACGCCTTAACTTTAAAATTATTGCAAAAGCAAGGTATGGTACGTTGGTGTATGCCGGTTGAACTTTCCCGTGATTGGCTAAGTAATGTTCTTACACAATTTGAGAGTTTAAAAATTGAAAAAAACTTTGAAGTGGAAGTCTTTAGTTATGGTTATTTACCTTTAGCTTATTCCGCACGTTGTTTTACCGCACGCTCAGAAGATAGACCAAAAGATAAATGCGAAACTTGCTGCATTAAATATCCAGTTGGACGTGAAGTATTTTCACAAGAACGGCAAAAAGTTTTTGTACTAAACGGTATCCAAACACAAAGCGGCTATTGTTATAATTTGGGTAATAATTTAAAAGAGATGAAAGGATTAGTTGATATTGTGCGAATATCGCCGTTAGGACTTGAAACTCTCGATATTGTAAAACAATTTAAAGCCAATGAAGATGGCTCTAATCCACTGCATATTGAACATAAACGCGACTGTAATGGTTACTGGAATGGTATTGCTGGACTCGAACTTAGCCAATAA
- the ubiU gene encoding ubiquinone anaerobic biosynthesis protein UbiU: MELLCPAGSLPSLKVAIDNGADAVYIGLKDDTNARHFAGLNFNEKRLIEASDYVHKRGKKLHIAINTFAHPENFQRWQYAVDTASNIGADALIIADLAMLDYATEKYPNLERHVSVQASSTNEESIKFYYNNFHVHRIVLPRVLSMHQVKQLSQVSPVPLEVFAFGSLCIMAEGRCYLSSYLTGESPNTVGACSPAKFVRWEETEKGLESRLNNVLIDCHKKGENAGYPTLCKGRYYVGDELYHPIEEPTSLNTIELLPELFAANIASVKIEGRQRSPAYVEQVTKVWRQAIDRYKANPQSFQAEKSWMDTLGSVSEGTQTTLGAYHRKWQ, from the coding sequence ATGGAACTTCTTTGTCCAGCGGGATCTTTACCATCACTTAAAGTAGCCATCGATAATGGTGCTGATGCTGTTTATATTGGTTTAAAAGATGATACTAATGCTCGTCATTTTGCTGGTTTGAATTTTAACGAGAAGCGCTTAATTGAAGCATCTGACTATGTGCATAAACGTGGTAAAAAACTACATATTGCAATTAATACTTTTGCACATCCTGAAAACTTCCAGCGTTGGCAATATGCAGTTGATACAGCCTCCAATATTGGTGCTGATGCACTTATTATTGCAGACTTAGCTATGTTAGATTATGCTACTGAAAAGTATCCAAACCTTGAGCGTCATGTCTCAGTACAAGCATCATCAACCAATGAAGAATCAATTAAGTTCTACTATAACAATTTTCATGTACATCGTATCGTGTTACCGCGTGTACTCTCTATGCATCAAGTAAAGCAACTTTCGCAAGTTTCGCCAGTTCCACTTGAAGTATTTGCCTTTGGTAGTTTATGTATTATGGCTGAAGGACGTTGTTATTTATCTTCCTATCTTACCGGAGAATCTCCTAATACCGTTGGTGCTTGTTCACCAGCAAAATTTGTCCGCTGGGAAGAGACCGAAAAAGGTCTTGAGTCTCGCTTAAATAACGTGTTAATTGATTGCCATAAAAAGGGTGAAAATGCTGGTTATCCAACCTTGTGTAAAGGTCGTTATTATGTAGGTGATGAACTTTATCACCCTATTGAAGAACCAACCAGTTTAAACACAATTGAACTACTGCCTGAACTGTTTGCAGCCAATATTGCATCAGTCAAAATTGAAGGCCGTCAGCGTAGCCCTGCCTATGTTGAACAAGTAACTAAAGTATGGCGTCAAGCAATCGATCGCTATAAAGCAAATCCACAATCATTCCAGGCGGAAAAAAGCTGGATGGATACGCTGGGTTCTGTTTCAGAAGGAACACAAACCACGTTAGGTGCTTACCACCGTAAATGGCAATAA
- the suhB gene encoding inositol-1-monophosphatase, producing MHPMLNIAIRAARKAGNVAIKAYENPSSIEIDTKGANDFATNADRAAEALIIETIKKAYPDHTIIAEESGLAKGNDAETQWIIDPIDGTTNFIKNIPHFAVSIAARVKGKTEVAVVYNPMSNELFTAARGKGAQLNGYRIRVSNAKDLDGSVLATAFPFKAKQHSDSYFAVLQKLFTRCGDFRRSGSAALDLAYVAAGRLDGFFEIGLKPWDIAGGELILREAGGVITDFAGNNNYMVSGNVVAGNPRIVKDLLVSTQNDWPEKLRN from the coding sequence ATGCATCCGATGCTTAATATTGCTATTCGCGCTGCTCGTAAAGCAGGTAATGTGGCCATAAAGGCTTATGAAAACCCTAGTTCAATCGAAATTGACACTAAAGGCGCCAACGATTTTGCTACTAATGCTGATCGTGCTGCTGAAGCTTTGATTATTGAGACAATCAAAAAAGCGTATCCTGATCATACTATTATTGCCGAAGAAAGCGGTTTGGCTAAAGGTAATGATGCTGAAACACAGTGGATAATCGATCCAATTGATGGTACGACCAATTTTATTAAAAATATTCCGCATTTTGCTGTTTCTATTGCCGCTCGTGTTAAGGGCAAAACTGAAGTTGCTGTGGTTTATAATCCAATGAGTAATGAATTATTTACAGCTGCGCGAGGTAAAGGTGCTCAGCTTAATGGTTACCGTATTCGTGTTAGTAACGCTAAAGATTTAGATGGTAGCGTGCTAGCGACGGCATTTCCATTCAAGGCTAAACAACATAGTGATAGCTATTTTGCGGTTTTACAAAAGTTATTTACTCGATGTGGTGATTTTCGTCGTAGCGGCTCGGCAGCTTTAGATTTGGCTTATGTTGCAGCTGGTCGATTAGATGGCTTTTTTGAGATTGGTTTAAAACCATGGGATATCGCTGGTGGTGAATTGATTTTGCGTGAAGCTGGTGGTGTGATAACCGATTTTGCTGGTAATAATAATTATATGGTTTCTGGTAATGTGGTAGCTGGAAATCCTAGAATTGTTAAAGATCTATTAGTTTCAACTCAAAATGATTGGCCAGAAAAATTACGTAACTAA
- a CDS encoding winged helix-turn-helix transcriptional regulator, with amino-acid sequence MKNKSNSNEDYKPTIRCPVETTINIIGGKYKSLILWKLMTTKTLRYSQLSKEIPSATPKMLTQQLRELETSGLIHRRVFPVVPPKVEYSLTDFGKSIKPVLKAMYKWGNHCLDSQGLEVNCSMVELID; translated from the coding sequence ATGAAGAATAAATCAAATTCTAATGAAGATTATAAACCTACTATACGCTGCCCTGTTGAGACAACAATAAATATCATTGGAGGAAAATATAAATCTTTAATTTTATGGAAATTAATGACAACAAAAACACTAAGATATTCTCAATTAAGTAAAGAGATTCCAAGTGCCACACCGAAAATGCTCACCCAGCAACTACGCGAACTTGAAACAAGTGGCTTAATTCATCGCAGAGTATTTCCAGTTGTCCCACCAAAAGTCGAGTACTCATTGACCGATTTTGGTAAGAGCATTAAACCTGTATTAAAAGCAATGTATAAATGGGGTAATCATTGCTTGGATAGCCAAGGATTAGAAGTTAATTGTTCAATGGTTGAACTAATAGATTAA